Proteins co-encoded in one Gossypium arboreum isolate Shixiya-1 chromosome 11, ASM2569848v2, whole genome shotgun sequence genomic window:
- the LOC108472689 gene encoding receptor-like protein kinase FERONIA — protein sequence MKNPLKSLLLFFHIINKSPNNAKLDKSRGKGRSPGKQCSAFPEGLCRQFSLEEIKAAISSFREDFLLGRGGFGDLYEGIIDDGTMTVNIERFGPFGLRGGREFRTDVQLLCQLRHPNLVSFIGFCDEEDEKLLVYEYISNGSLDKHLYGNRPNDPLSRKQRLTLCSGAARGLHYLHSGAKHSIIHRNISSRNILLDDEWNPKLSDLSL from the coding sequence ATGAAAAACCCTTTAAAATCCCTTCTACTTTTCTTCCACATTATTAATAAATCGCCTAACAATGCAAAGTTGGATAAAAGCAGGGGAAAAGGAAGGTCTCCAGGGAAGCAATGTTCAGCATTCCCAGAGGGACTATGCCGACAATTCTCACTTGAGGAGATTAAAGCTGCTATCAGCAGCTTCCGTGAAGACTTTCTCCTTGGTCGTGGTGGTTTTGGAGATCTATACGAAGGAATCATTGATGATGGGACTATGACAGTTAATATTGAGCGCTTTGGGCCATTTGGACTGCGAGGAGGTCGTGAATTCCGAACCGATGTGCAGTTACTGTGTCAGCTACGACACCCGAATCTTGTCTCTTTCATCGGATTCTGCGACGAAGAAGATGAAAAGCTTCTGGTTTATGAATATATAAGCAATGGTTCACTTGATAAACATCTTTATGGTAATCGTCCTAATGATCCACTCTCCCGGAAGCAGAGGCTAACGTTATGCAGTGGTGCAGCCCGTGGGTTGCATTACCTTCATTCAGGAGCAAAGCATTCGATAATCCATCGTAACATCAGTAGCCGAAACATTCTATTGGATGACGAATGGAATCCTAAGCTTTCCGATCTTAGCCTGTAA
- the LOC108473042 gene encoding receptor-like protein kinase FERONIA: MKYPLSSLLTFFVSKKKTPQLQGSELPEDICRQFSLAEIEAATNNFHPDSIIGIGRYGSLYKGTIDDGTVVAVRRCRSSLGAVRELQNEVRLLCQLRHPHLVSLIGFCLVENELFVVLEYMSRGSLADFLFGIGKDYVPLSWKHRLHICIGAARGLHYLHTGAKHAVIHHDIKSSNILLDEEWCCKLSDFGLSKLGPPSMSKALIRKYTCRLVGTYGYMAPEYTMHGELTEKSDVYSFGVVLFEVLYGRRNSDRTLPDNQGSLLTWAKESLREGTIHHAIDPYLKGRIAPECLNKYLEIAPSCVHCNGNERPAMGEVEVTLELALELQERADSEMESIYPSGEGMYEEALFSAFVRNFVGLGSHNYSKFYTDLSNSDSNNVENELSS, translated from the coding sequence ATGAAGTATCCTTTGTCGTCTCTTCTAACCTTCTTCGTTTCGAAGAAAAAAACCCCTCAATTACAAGGTTCAGAACTTCCGGAGGATATATGCCGTCAATTTTCACTAGCCGAGATCGAAGCCGCTACCAACAACTTCCACCCAGACTCCATTATTGGTATAGGTCGTTACGGGAGTCTTTATAAAGGAACTATCGATGATGGAACCGTTGTTGCTGTCAGGCGCTGCCGAAGCAGTTTAGGAGCAGTGAGAGAGTTACAAAATGAGGTACGATTGCTTTGCCAGTTGCGCCACCCACATCTCGTCTCCCTCATCGGCTTCTGCCTTGTGGAAAATGAACTGTTCGTTGTGTTAGAATACATGAGCAGAGGGTCACTCGCTGATTTTCTCTTTGGGATTGGGAAGGATTACGTTCCACTGTCTTGGAAACATAGGTTACACATATGTATCGGTGCAGCACGTGGATTACATTACCTGCACACCGGTGCCAAGCATGCTGTAATCCACCATGACATCAAGAGCTCAAACATACTTTTAGATGAAGAATGGTGTTGCAAACTTTCAGATTTTGGCTTGTCCAAACTGGGTCCTCCTAGCATGTCAAAAGCCTTGATAAGAAAGTATACATGTAGGCTTGTGGGAACTTATGGATATATGGCTCCAGAATATACCATGCATGGGGAACTGACCGAAAAATCCGACGTCTACTCATTTGGGGTCGTTTTGTTCGAAGTTCTTTATGGCAGAAGAAACTCCGATCGGACACTACCAGACAATCAAGGAAGTTTGCTTACTTGGGCCAAGGAATCCCTAAGGGAAGGAACCATTCATCATGCCATTGATCCGTACCTCAAGGGAAGGATAGCTCCAGAATGTTTGAACAAGTATTTGGAAATCGCTCCTAGTTGTGTCCACTGTAATGGAAATGAAAGGCCAGCAATGGGTGAGGTGGAGGTCACACTAGAACTTGCCTTGGAGCTGCAAGAGAGAGCAGATTCCGAAATGGAGAGCATCTATCCTTCTGGTGAGGGTATGTATGAAGAAGCATTGTTTTCTGCCTTTGTTAGGAATTTTGTGGGTCTTGGTAGCCATAATTATTCTAAATTTTATACTGACTTATCAAATTCAGATAGCAATaatgttgaaaatgaacttagttCTTGA